Proteins encoded within one genomic window of Zestosphaera sp.:
- a CDS encoding CDP-archaeol synthase produces MYGWLDVLARIVMMYLPAMVANAMPLITRRYIFRNSRPIDFGRTFIDGRRVFGDNKSLEGFASGVVAGSLVGLAYSYYFSAPVWLMYGIVSGLGAMCGDLLNSFVKRRLGLAPGQPFIPLDQISFFLAAFIAVKASRADLLVGRELGVVDFAVGLALAGLLHPLTNYLAYLLGVKESPL; encoded by the coding sequence ATGTACGGCTGGCTCGACGTCCTGGCCAGGATCGTGATGATGTACCTGCCGGCTATGGTGGCTAACGCAATGCCGCTGATTACACGCAGGTACATCTTCAGGAACTCCCGTCCCATCGACTTCGGGAGGACCTTCATCGACGGTAGGAGGGTTTTCGGAGATAATAAGTCGCTGGAGGGCTTCGCCTCAGGCGTTGTTGCCGGCTCGTTGGTCGGTCTGGCCTACAGCTACTACTTCTCCGCGCCCGTGTGGTTGATGTACGGCATAGTCTCCGGCCTCGGCGCCATGTGCGGCGACCTCCTCAACTCCTTCGTCAAGAGGAGGCTAGGTCTAGCCCCAGGCCAGCCCTTCATACCCTTAGATCAGATCTCCTTCTTCCTCGCGGCCTTCATAGCGGTCAAAGCCTCCCGAGCGGATCTGCTGGTCGGCCGCGAGCTAGGCGTCGTGGACTTCGCAGTGGGTTTGGCTCTAGCCGGGCTCCTGCATCCCCTCACCAACTACTTGGCGTACCTGCTCGGCGTGAAGGAATCCCCGCTCTAG
- a CDS encoding RNA-protein complex protein Nop10 translates to MKFLLRKCPNCGRYTLRESCPACNTRTVCPHPPRFSPIDRYVDYRIAAKYGTGREDG, encoded by the coding sequence GTGAAGTTCCTCCTCAGGAAGTGCCCTAACTGCGGCAGGTACACGCTTAGAGAGTCATGCCCTGCATGCAACACGCGGACCGTGTGCCCCCATCCCCCGAGATTCTCGCCGATCGATAGGTACGTGGACTACAGGATAGCCGCGAAGTACGGCACTGGACGTGAGGATGGCTAG
- a CDS encoding translation initiation factor IF-2 subunit alpha: MVRKRHPTPSVGELVIGAVNKIFEYGAYLKLDEYGGIDAYLPWSEVSSKYVKDIHAVLKEGQKVVVKVIRVDSRKNQIDVSLKRVTDSEQRGKLIEFKRAQRAEKMLEVMAQRLGRTLDDAYREVGWRLEDHYGDVMLGFEEVATRGEEVLRELDVPEEWIPIVVEEVRKRIKPKGVKIRGALTITSLAPDGVERIREVLTSLTSFIKEAGDVGIRVYTVGAPRYAIEVSAEDYKIAEKALAEALNNVKKVAARHGVEVSFERERPK; this comes from the coding sequence TTGGTTAGGAAGAGACACCCAACGCCGTCTGTAGGGGAGTTGGTCATAGGGGCGGTGAACAAGATATTCGAATACGGTGCCTACCTGAAGCTCGACGAGTACGGCGGCATCGACGCCTACCTGCCCTGGTCCGAGGTGAGTTCCAAGTACGTCAAAGATATCCATGCGGTCCTCAAGGAGGGTCAGAAGGTAGTCGTTAAGGTCATCAGGGTGGATAGTAGGAAGAACCAGATCGACGTCTCCCTTAAGAGGGTCACCGACAGCGAGCAGAGGGGTAAGCTGATAGAGTTTAAGAGGGCTCAGAGGGCTGAGAAGATGTTGGAGGTCATGGCCCAGAGGCTGGGCAGGACGTTGGACGACGCCTACAGGGAGGTTGGGTGGAGGCTCGAGGACCACTACGGCGACGTGATGCTGGGCTTCGAGGAAGTGGCCACCAGGGGTGAGGAGGTTTTAAGGGAGCTGGACGTGCCTGAGGAGTGGATCCCAATCGTAGTGGAGGAGGTCAGGAAGCGCATAAAGCCTAAGGGCGTCAAGATACGTGGGGCGTTGACCATCACCAGCCTAGCGCCCGACGGTGTTGAGAGGATCAGGGAGGTCCTCACTTCACTGACCTCCTTCATTAAGGAGGCAGGGGATGTGGGTATCAGGGTCTACACGGTCGGAGCGCCGAGGTACGCCATAGAGGTGTCTGCGGAGGACTACAAGATCGCTGAGAAGGCCCTTGCGGAGGCCTTGAACAATGTTAAGAAGGTCGCTGCCAGGCATGGCGTTGAAGTTTCTTTCGAAAGGGAGAGACCTAAGTGA
- a CDS encoding 30S ribosomal protein S27e, producing MSGKRRILIPMPRTKFIKIKCPSCGNEQAVFDYATFPVRCLICGTQIVQPTGGKARLLGESVKILS from the coding sequence ATGAGCGGGAAGAGAAGAATCCTAATACCGATGCCTAGAACCAAGTTCATCAAGATTAAGTGCCCTTCATGCGGTAACGAGCAGGCGGTCTTTGACTACGCTACATTCCCCGTCAGATGCCTCATCTGCGGAACTCAGATAGTGCAGCCGACTGGCGGTAAGGCTAGACTGCTGGGCGAGTCTGTCAAGATCCTGAGTTGA
- a CDS encoding 50S ribosomal protein L44e: MRIPKSLNTYCPRCRKHTQHSVAIYKAGKRRSLAEGQRRYDRKNEGYGSKRKPEQKRLAKTTKKVVLKLKCSVCGFITHRRGVRLKKAEMGEVVSKA; encoded by the coding sequence GTGAGGATTCCTAAGTCCCTGAACACCTACTGTCCGCGGTGCAGGAAGCACACGCAGCATTCAGTAGCTATATATAAGGCGGGTAAGAGGAGGTCCCTCGCCGAGGGTCAGAGGAGGTACGATAGGAAGAATGAGGGCTACGGCAGTAAGAGGAAGCCAGAGCAGAAGAGGCTCGCCAAGACCACTAAGAAGGTGGTGCTCAAGCTTAAGTGCAGTGTATGCGGGTTCATTACCCATAGGAGGGGTGTGAGGCTTAAGAAGGCTGAGATGGGTGAGGTGGTCAGTAAGGCATGA
- a CDS encoding ATPase domain-containing protein has product MEQYRLGVEGLDEALKEVVRPGTLLVVAGHPGTGKTTLASVICYSNAVRGNKCLYVSFQETKEKLLRVARSLGMDFNEIEAKGLYSFLRMPVIKSLEYAIEHINSYVAGMSPKVVVIDPINTLLEGMEGVDKRAWLQNYFYNLPQVTSGLGVLVAEIPVGEERVELGAIEFVADAILILKRRVERGLLSRVIEIRKARESPLQFVEIPFHIVEGKGIEVLIPQMQRKPGKRLEYYEVRAPVLRGFIEKLPVDGVVVYQHPPDARIYTPLYFMIDIALRYDLRALIISFTETPYRVVETLKGMVTQELKFNEVEVNNFLSKHLITVEHINPYSMPLSEIWLHLTNLITTYKPNALILHGVNALYTLLATEDLATSIAGVFNALQLLKSMGVLTIITHSYVEPKIQNFITSTCDLVLRLYYKIKEDSVDIYIYAWKHGSPPNIYRLDLNEVVGSVREYFQRIIK; this is encoded by the coding sequence ATGGAGCAGTACAGACTCGGGGTTGAGGGGCTCGACGAAGCCCTTAAAGAGGTCGTCCGTCCAGGTACCTTGCTGGTAGTGGCTGGTCATCCAGGCACCGGTAAGACAACGCTTGCGTCAGTGATATGTTACTCAAACGCTGTAAGGGGGAATAAGTGTCTTTACGTATCATTTCAGGAAACTAAGGAGAAGCTCCTCAGAGTCGCGAGGAGTCTTGGAATGGATTTCAACGAAATCGAGGCTAAGGGCCTGTATTCCTTCTTAAGGATGCCGGTGATTAAGAGTCTTGAGTATGCAATCGAGCACATCAACAGTTACGTGGCTGGCATGAGCCCTAAGGTGGTCGTGATAGATCCAATCAACACTTTACTGGAGGGTATGGAGGGAGTTGATAAGAGGGCTTGGCTTCAGAACTACTTCTACAACCTGCCTCAGGTGACGAGCGGGCTTGGAGTGTTGGTAGCTGAGATCCCAGTGGGTGAGGAGAGGGTAGAGCTGGGCGCGATAGAGTTCGTGGCTGACGCCATCCTGATCTTAAAACGTAGGGTGGAGAGAGGGCTGTTAAGCAGGGTTATCGAGATCAGGAAAGCTCGCGAGTCGCCGTTGCAGTTCGTCGAGATACCGTTCCACATCGTCGAAGGGAAGGGTATAGAGGTTCTCATCCCACAGATGCAGAGGAAGCCAGGGAAACGCCTTGAGTACTACGAAGTCAGGGCGCCGGTTTTGAGGGGTTTCATTGAAAAACTGCCGGTCGACGGGGTTGTCGTTTATCAACACCCGCCCGACGCTAGGATATACACACCACTATACTTCATGATCGATATCGCATTAAGGTACGACTTAAGAGCTTTGATCATATCCTTCACCGAAACCCCTTACCGCGTTGTGGAGACGCTTAAGGGAATGGTGACTCAAGAGCTGAAGTTTAATGAAGTGGAGGTCAACAACTTTTTGTCGAAGCACTTAATCACTGTTGAACACATAAACCCCTACTCAATGCCCCTCAGCGAGATCTGGTTGCATTTAACCAACCTCATCACAACGTATAAGCCGAATGCCTTGATCCTGCACGGGGTGAATGCGTTGTACACTCTGCTAGCTACTGAGGATTTAGCAACGAGCATCGCTGGAGTATTTAATGCTCTTCAGTTACTCAAGTCGATGGGCGTGCTCACGATAATCACTCACTCGTACGTCGAACCTAAAATTCAGAACTTCATCACATCCACCTGCGACTTGGTGCTGAGGCTTTACTACAAGATTAAGGAGGACAGCGTGGATATATACATATACGCATGGAAGCACGGCAGTCCCCCTAATATCTACAGACTGGATTTAAACGAGGTTGTGGGATCAGTCAGAGAATACTTCCAGAGAATAATTAAGTAG
- a CDS encoding NUDIX hydrolase: MRDGELVLIDESTLCVGRRVKLIQRTYLHGGKVVLKDVVRFGEAVAILPVKDDGSVVLISQFRVSVNNWVLEVPAGRVEEGEDLVDAVRRELREEVGYDAEEVVKLASVYTAPGYSDEVLHVFLAKKLRFVGASPEPGELIRTVELSVDEAVEALLKSEHTDAKTLLAILLLKTLSAARRVGQQALT, translated from the coding sequence GTGCGTGACGGCGAGTTAGTGCTCATCGATGAGTCGACCCTATGCGTGGGCAGGAGGGTTAAGCTGATCCAGAGAACCTACCTCCATGGGGGTAAGGTGGTTTTGAAGGACGTTGTGAGGTTCGGTGAGGCGGTGGCGATTCTGCCTGTCAAAGACGATGGCAGCGTGGTGCTCATAAGTCAGTTCAGAGTGTCTGTTAACAACTGGGTTCTCGAGGTTCCTGCTGGGAGGGTTGAGGAGGGGGAGGATCTCGTGGACGCCGTGAGGAGGGAGTTGAGGGAGGAGGTCGGGTATGATGCTGAGGAGGTGGTTAAGCTGGCGTCGGTCTACACGGCCCCCGGCTACAGCGATGAAGTGCTTCACGTATTCCTGGCCAAGAAGCTCAGGTTCGTGGGGGCGTCGCCGGAGCCGGGCGAGCTCATAAGGACTGTAGAGCTAAGCGTCGATGAAGCGGTTGAAGCCCTGCTTAAATCCGAGCACACGGACGCCAAGACATTGCTTGCGATCCTGCTACTCAAGACCTTGAGCGCGGCCCGCCGGGTAGGTCAGCAAGCTTTAACCTGA
- a CDS encoding aldehyde ferredoxin oxidoreductase C-terminal domain-containing protein: MGYVGKVLIVNLAKGRVWYEPTPDQEVLERFVGGKGLGLWYLHRLLGPHSDVSPFDPRNPLIFMTGPLTGLPVPCGNNTTAVTINGDTWYTTAASHTHGFFGPYLKMAGFDGLVLLGASKDPVYIWIHDGEVELRDASKLWGRDTHETEDLVKSELGLEPAKVSVAAIGPAGENMCTGAGIWNDKHHSFAHSGVGAVMGSKKVKAIAVHGNGKIPVKDPERLREVARLWSENLWKSDVVNALARGGLPRTEYAYTKQNYLVSDKNLSDVSSPEFAKGMSKFKYTPKACFACPIACSYEVEVTEGPYKGVIATPAGGGENLEGVSSLLGIYEPGAIFHLIELADRLGFETSTIGSTIAVLIEAYLKGRVGKEELGGIELRWGDPKLVEELLIKAARREGFIGYLLSLGPKRAAEAVGAEDLAVHVKGTGINLHDWRFTWAILLGQLIGGGYSWPAPGVDAWATEPDIGYPTYQDPFDWRLKPKAVRDTQLKKNWVDSIGICWFADWGVPGSLGFEAEAVEAATGMKLTKEKALEVGERVVNLERVLNVRLGLKPEDDVADVGPRFLEPPRSRPRQRQGHKEARQVDG, encoded by the coding sequence GTGGGTTACGTAGGCAAGGTTCTAATAGTCAACCTAGCTAAGGGTAGGGTATGGTACGAGCCGACTCCAGATCAGGAGGTTCTGGAGAGGTTTGTGGGCGGTAAGGGGCTTGGACTGTGGTACCTCCATAGGTTGCTGGGGCCGCACTCAGACGTGTCGCCTTTCGACCCCCGCAACCCGCTGATATTCATGACGGGGCCGCTCACAGGACTTCCCGTTCCGTGCGGTAACAACACTACCGCCGTCACTATAAATGGTGACACGTGGTACACGACTGCTGCGTCGCACACCCACGGATTCTTCGGGCCCTACCTAAAGATGGCCGGCTTCGACGGTCTCGTGCTGCTCGGCGCCTCCAAGGACCCAGTTTACATCTGGATTCATGATGGCGAGGTCGAGTTGAGGGACGCCTCCAAGCTCTGGGGCAGAGACACTCACGAGACGGAGGACCTCGTTAAGAGTGAGTTGGGTTTGGAGCCGGCTAAGGTCAGCGTGGCCGCGATCGGGCCTGCGGGGGAGAACATGTGCACCGGCGCCGGCATCTGGAACGACAAGCACCACTCCTTCGCTCACTCAGGCGTCGGTGCTGTGATGGGCTCCAAGAAGGTTAAGGCTATCGCGGTTCACGGCAACGGGAAGATACCTGTCAAGGACCCTGAGAGGTTGAGGGAGGTTGCGAGACTGTGGAGTGAGAATCTCTGGAAGAGCGACGTCGTTAACGCCCTCGCGAGGGGCGGCCTCCCCCGCACCGAGTACGCCTACACGAAGCAGAACTACTTGGTCTCCGACAAGAACCTCTCTGACGTGAGCTCGCCGGAGTTCGCTAAGGGGATGTCCAAGTTCAAGTACACTCCGAAGGCCTGCTTCGCATGCCCTATAGCGTGCTCCTACGAGGTCGAGGTGACTGAAGGACCGTATAAGGGGGTCATCGCAACACCTGCCGGCGGCGGTGAGAACCTGGAGGGCGTGTCCTCCCTGCTCGGGATCTACGAGCCGGGCGCGATATTCCACTTAATAGAGCTTGCGGACAGGCTGGGGTTCGAGACGAGCACCATAGGCTCCACGATAGCCGTCCTCATAGAGGCTTACCTGAAGGGGAGGGTGGGTAAGGAGGAGTTGGGTGGGATCGAGCTTAGGTGGGGTGACCCGAAGTTAGTTGAGGAACTGCTGATTAAGGCTGCGAGGAGGGAGGGATTCATAGGTTACCTCCTCTCCTTAGGTCCGAAGAGGGCTGCCGAGGCCGTGGGGGCTGAGGACCTCGCGGTCCACGTCAAGGGGACCGGGATAAACCTCCACGACTGGCGGTTCACGTGGGCAATACTGCTCGGGCAGTTAATTGGCGGTGGGTACAGCTGGCCCGCCCCCGGCGTGGACGCGTGGGCGACCGAGCCGGACATAGGCTACCCAACATATCAAGACCCCTTCGACTGGAGGCTGAAGCCTAAGGCGGTTAGGGACACGCAGCTCAAGAAGAACTGGGTGGATAGTATAGGAATATGCTGGTTCGCTGACTGGGGCGTGCCCGGCTCCCTAGGGTTTGAGGCGGAGGCCGTCGAGGCCGCGACGGGGATGAAACTCACTAAGGAGAAAGCACTCGAGGTCGGTGAGAGGGTCGTAAACCTTGAGAGGGTCCTCAACGTGAGGCTGGGTCTGAAGCCCGAGGACGACGTGGCCGACGTAGGGCCGAGGTTCCTGGAACCCCCCCGTAGCCGGCCCCGCCAAAGACAAGGACATAAGGAAGCACGTCAGGTGGATGGTTAA
- a CDS encoding aldehyde ferredoxin oxidoreductase C-terminal domain-containing protein, translated as MVKEYYRLMGWSEKTGMPHHETLERLGLKELLCCCR; from the coding sequence ATGGTTAAGGAGTACTACAGACTCATGGGCTGGAGCGAGAAGACCGGGATGCCTCACCACGAGACCCTTGAGAGGCTCGGCCTGAAGGAGTTACTGTGCTGTTGCCGCTGA
- a CDS encoding transposase, with product MRYIGRVNVIGKQGRAEVRYDSDERKWYIHVAFEVSEKLVKEKWAKVPMKPLGDRIAGVDIGINDLLAVYVEDDSALLVSGRPLKSTSFYWRKKIADYQSILNRYGLRTSRRFRRMYKKWRKQIRNYINWAVRNIMEWLYWRGVSRVIVGYPKYVAQNSNKSSKVNFEVVHTWTYRYLLMRIAEVGEEYSIRAKFVSEENTSTTCPLCKAKNQDHRRVYRGLLKCYKHNKVFNADLVGAYNILLKTRTISPSPVLHGVGVMRLRPGVELNPKTGNVAPNLPRTLAL from the coding sequence GTGAGGTACATCGGTAGGGTAAACGTTATAGGTAAGCAGGGTAGGGCTGAGGTACGCTACGACAGCGATGAAAGGAAGTGGTACATACACGTAGCGTTCGAGGTATCCGAGAAGCTGGTTAAGGAGAAATGGGCTAAGGTCCCAATGAAACCTCTAGGAGATAGGATCGCTGGAGTAGATATCGGTATTAACGATCTTCTCGCTGTTTACGTGGAGGATGATTCAGCTCTACTCGTTTCGGGTAGACCTTTGAAGAGCACTAGCTTCTACTGGAGGAAGAAGATAGCGGACTATCAATCCATCTTGAACAGGTATGGGCTGAGAACTTCTAGGAGGTTTAGGAGAATGTACAAGAAGTGGAGAAAACAGATCAGGAACTACATAAACTGGGCTGTGAGGAACATTATGGAGTGGTTGTACTGGAGAGGAGTATCAAGAGTGATAGTTGGCTATCCGAAGTACGTAGCTCAGAACAGTAATAAAAGCTCTAAGGTAAACTTCGAAGTTGTTCACACATGGACGTATAGATATCTGTTGATGAGGATTGCCGAGGTTGGAGAAGAGTACAGTATCAGAGCGAAGTTTGTCAGCGAAGAGAATACATCCACTACCTGCCCACTATGCAAAGCGAAGAACCAAGACCACAGAAGAGTATACAGAGGACTGCTGAAATGCTACAAACACAACAAAGTATTCAACGCAGACCTAGTGGGAGCATACAACATACTACTCAAAACAAGAACCATATCCCCAAGCCCCGTTCTACACGGGGTAGGGGTAATGCGCCTGAGACCAGGCGTAGAACTGAACCCTAAAACTGGGAATGTAGCTCCAAACCTCCCCAGAACCCTCGCACTTTAG
- a CDS encoding NAD(P)-dependent oxidoreductase yields MSVMGLISSIARDVSLSIAGGSSLVPTNVYIVNTSRGPLIDEEALYKALKEGWIAGAALDVFEVEPLPPDNPLLKLDNVILTPHIAWFTEEALQRLEYTAVEEAIRILKGELPKNLVNKDVLKVLELRKAGT; encoded by the coding sequence ATGTCAGTTATGGGGCTAATCTCATCAATAGCTAGAGATGTAAGCCTCTCGATTGCAGGTGGATCCAGCCTCGTTCCGACCAACGTCTACATAGTGAATACGTCCAGAGGCCCTCTGATAGACGAGGAAGCGCTGTACAAGGCCCTGAAGGAGGGATGGATAGCCGGGGCAGCGCTTGACGTGTTCGAAGTCGAGCCCCTACCGCCCGACAACCCACTCCTTAAACTTGACAACGTAATACTGACACCCCATATAGCCTGGTTTACTGAGGAAGCCCTCCAAAGACTCGAGTACACAGCGGTCGAGGAAGCCATAAGGATATTGAAGGGAGAGCTACCTAAGAACCTAGTCAACAAGGACGTCCTTAAGGTCTTAGAACTCAGGAAAGCCGGAACGTAA
- a CDS encoding cupin domain-containing protein, producing MVCQELVAFVLRRDSVEVETFPGVRRRVLACGSNMLLTENTYLRGSEVPRHVHDDLEQVNYIVVGKVLVGIGDKEYLFNSGDSYIVPKGVVHWLKALEDAVAVEVFSPPHPVFSKDLERVARSVVPGRCTKA from the coding sequence GTGGTGTGCCAGGAATTGGTGGCGTTCGTCTTGAGAAGGGACTCGGTCGAGGTCGAAACCTTTCCAGGGGTTAGGAGGAGGGTGCTGGCATGCGGGTCCAACATGTTACTGACGGAGAACACGTACCTCAGGGGGTCTGAAGTCCCTCGACATGTCCATGACGACCTTGAACAGGTTAACTACATAGTAGTTGGAAAGGTTCTCGTGGGGATTGGAGACAAGGAGTATCTCTTCAACAGCGGTGACTCATACATAGTCCCGAAGGGGGTGGTCCATTGGCTGAAAGCCCTTGAGGACGCAGTGGCGGTTGAGGTATTCTCTCCACCGCACCCCGTCTTCTCGAAGGATTTGGAACGCGTAGCAAGGAGCGTAGTGCCGGGTCGATGCACTAAGGCCTAA
- a CDS encoding tripartite tricarboxylate transporter permease: MGLDPFTILLVVALSALSTILYIFIGILPGTDETATMAPVLLTLLLAGVDPLLALVWFVASIAAFKMADSIPVALAGIPGGVMAVPQVPDALTAKESGLADTILRKGIAASVVGQFVALATTLTLSYYLMPLGDWLRTADEVLPGVKVARWFWILLIGLVVLALTSKNRWLSLLTIPSFALLVQGFRAVYGKSVSISFFLGITIGPMLFELISMLHRELRKSYERRGPKEVKLARIGRISLNPLNILSKEEAVQSTVWSAVTSVLATVMSPVGLTILIGDLLRESKRDKVKGSILAYTVRDAVKNATYIGGTLIPLLVIGQATGPMAAGPALPFFQKLDNLGMSARDYIMTHYDYATIVASVLGATTIAFALAYPVLVKYSRTLTLAVFRRVPAEALYGLFIAIVIMLSYYDARISGVFGTLIVSLVSGTLWRLGVSLGVLFMTLVGASTIVALLTGLPI, encoded by the coding sequence ATGGGTTTGGATCCCTTCACAATACTACTGGTCGTGGCACTCTCAGCCCTCTCCACAATCCTCTATATATTTATAGGGATACTGCCAGGAACCGATGAAACCGCTACGATGGCTCCAGTATTGCTCACACTACTCTTGGCAGGTGTGGACCCGCTACTGGCCCTGGTCTGGTTCGTGGCCAGTATAGCGGCGTTCAAGATGGCTGACAGTATTCCGGTCGCCCTAGCCGGGATTCCCGGAGGGGTTATGGCGGTTCCTCAGGTTCCTGACGCGCTGACCGCTAAGGAGAGCGGTCTGGCCGACACGATACTGAGGAAGGGCATTGCAGCCAGCGTCGTCGGCCAGTTCGTAGCTCTCGCCACGACCCTCACACTCTCCTACTACCTAATGCCTCTGGGTGACTGGCTCAGAACGGCTGATGAGGTACTCCCAGGCGTTAAGGTCGCCAGGTGGTTCTGGATCCTCTTGATCGGGCTTGTGGTGCTTGCCCTCACCTCTAAGAACAGGTGGCTCTCACTGCTGACTATACCATCATTCGCCCTGCTCGTGCAGGGGTTTAGAGCGGTCTACGGCAAGTCAGTCTCCATAAGCTTCTTCCTAGGTATAACTATAGGTCCCATGCTGTTCGAGCTGATATCAATGCTCCATAGGGAGTTAAGGAAGTCCTACGAGAGGAGGGGGCCTAAGGAGGTGAAGCTGGCCAGGATTGGTAGGATATCGCTCAACCCGTTGAACATATTGAGTAAGGAGGAGGCAGTGCAAAGCACTGTCTGGTCCGCAGTCACGTCAGTGCTCGCCACAGTGATGTCGCCGGTCGGGCTGACCATACTCATAGGGGACCTCCTCAGAGAGAGTAAGAGGGACAAGGTCAAGGGCTCCATACTAGCGTACACAGTCAGGGACGCTGTAAAGAACGCCACCTACATAGGAGGCACCCTAATACCCCTGCTGGTCATAGGGCAGGCCACCGGACCCATGGCGGCGGGCCCAGCACTACCGTTCTTCCAGAAGCTCGACAACCTCGGGATGAGCGCTAGAGACTACATAATGACTCACTACGACTACGCGACCATAGTGGCTTCAGTGCTAGGCGCTACCACCATAGCGTTCGCCTTAGCCTACCCAGTATTAGTTAAGTACTCGAGAACGTTGACCCTGGCAGTCTTCAGGAGGGTTCCTGCCGAAGCGCTCTACGGGCTCTTCATAGCCATAGTGATAATGCTCTCCTACTACGACGCCAGAATATCTGGAGTGTTCGGAACGCTCATCGTGAGCCTAGTATCCGGGACGCTGTGGAGGCTTGGCGTCTCGCTGGGCGTGCTCTTCATGACCTTAGTAGGGGCGTCAACAATAGTCGCGCTGCTCACCGGGTTGCCTATATGA
- a CDS encoding pyridoxal phosphate-dependent aminotransferase, with translation MRKISSRSSKVKPSPQRRLIAKADELVKSGRVVYNYTAGQPGLPPDEDLIKEFYGRLTKDPFNHFRYVPTAGLIELREAIREDLRKYGGFDVDVGNIVVTSGGVEGMNLSLIVTTDPGDEVVLLDPTYSVYWDLAEFYGLKVRKCVQDVSNGFQPDEECLKSAISRKTAAVIVVSPDNPTSRIVREDLMKLIADLCIDNDVWLIYDEAYKHVVYEGEHVWIQRHSRTMEKLISINSFSKDIAIPGFRLGYTYAPKEVVAEITKVKGFLSITSPVPGQWFAYYALTTGIKGRYLGKVLPIYRSRRDALYDALRKHLPEAKVWKPQASMYLFPDLTPYIQRIGMSDVDFTYQLADRKAVVMLPGSIFGEHGNNHLRITFVTQPEEKLRKGVELMAEFIEEEAGRKR, from the coding sequence TTGAGGAAGATCTCGTCTAGGTCTTCTAAGGTGAAGCCCTCGCCTCAGAGGAGGCTGATCGCTAAGGCGGATGAGCTGGTTAAGTCCGGGAGGGTTGTCTATAACTACACGGCCGGCCAGCCCGGACTCCCGCCGGACGAGGATCTCATTAAGGAATTCTACGGTAGGCTCACTAAAGACCCGTTCAACCACTTCAGGTACGTCCCTACCGCCGGGCTGATAGAGCTACGTGAGGCCATCAGGGAGGACCTGAGAAAGTACGGCGGCTTCGATGTCGATGTGGGGAATATAGTGGTTACGTCAGGCGGCGTTGAGGGGATGAACCTCTCACTAATAGTCACGACAGATCCCGGTGATGAGGTCGTCCTGCTGGATCCGACTTACAGTGTCTACTGGGACCTAGCCGAGTTCTACGGCCTTAAGGTCAGGAAGTGCGTGCAGGACGTGAGCAATGGCTTCCAACCTGATGAGGAGTGCTTGAAGAGCGCGATAAGCAGGAAGACGGCAGCGGTCATAGTCGTGAGCCCCGACAATCCTACCAGCAGGATCGTCAGGGAGGATCTTATGAAGTTGATAGCGGACCTATGCATAGACAATGATGTATGGTTGATCTACGATGAGGCCTACAAGCACGTGGTCTATGAGGGCGAGCATGTCTGGATTCAGAGACACTCGAGAACCATGGAGAAGTTGATAAGCATTAACTCGTTCTCAAAAGACATAGCGATACCGGGTTTCAGGCTCGGGTACACGTACGCCCCTAAGGAGGTGGTGGCGGAGATCACTAAGGTTAAGGGGTTCCTCAGCATAACATCGCCGGTGCCGGGGCAGTGGTTCGCATACTACGCTCTGACGACAGGGATTAAGGGGAGATACCTCGGTAAGGTGCTCCCAATATATAGATCTAGGAGGGATGCCCTGTACGACGCTTTGAGGAAGCACCTACCCGAAGCCAAAGTCTGGAAGCCTCAGGCATCCATGTATCTCTTCCCAGACCTAACGCCGTACATCCAGAGGATCGGGATGAGTGACGTGGACTTCACGTACCAGCTAGCGGACAGGAAGGCGGTCGTCATGCTACCCGGATCAATATTTGGCGAGCATGGAAACAACCACCTAAGGATCACGTTCGTCACGCAACCCGAGGAGAAGCTAAGGAAGGGCGTTGAACTGATGGCTGAGTTCATAGAGGAGGAAGCGGGTAGGAAGCGTTAA
- a CDS encoding ferredoxin has protein sequence MKYRIRVDRGACIACGVAPALCPDVFALGQDIGKNRVAEKYSVEVSETTSVGEVPEELYECVKQAADACPVGAIRVEAVRER, from the coding sequence ATGAAGTACAGGATCCGGGTGGACAGAGGAGCGTGCATAGCGTGCGGGGTAGCCCCTGCGCTCTGCCCCGACGTCTTTGCATTGGGCCAGGATATCGGAAAGAATAGAGTTGCTGAGAAGTACAGCGTAGAGGTCTCTGAGACTACGTCCGTCGGGGAGGTTCCGGAGGAGCTCTATGAGTGTGTTAAGCAGGCGGCAGACGCGTGCCCGGTCGGCGCCATAAGGGTTGAGGCCGTTAGGGAGAGGTAG